The genomic window attttagaagagaagaaggaggcaaagtcatcaggggagacagaggagggaggagggggggagggtttaggagggaggagaaggtagagaatagtttacgggggttgttagtggaggcttggattacagattggaaataagcacatttagcagaggagagagtagaggagaaggaggagaggagagtgcggtaaaggtctagggcagcagggagtttggttctcttccatttcttttcagcagatcgcagtgtgattcttgcccagcggagcgcagaggagagccagggatggggaggggaggggcgagcaggtcgggaggtgaggggacagagggagtcgagggaggaggcgagggaggagaagagggtggaggtagcagagtctacggagagttgtgaaaaggagtcgataggagggaggtgagagagagcagtggaggcaaggacagagggggagagagagtggaggttacggcgagaggtgacagtgggggtaggaggagcagggagaggggggagagacagagaaaaagagatgaaatagtgatcagagaggtccaggggggtgacagagagggtggaggggcagcaggccctggagaaggtgaggtccagttgacggccagctttgtgggtaggaggggacggagagagacagaagtcgaaggagtgaaggagagggaggaatccagcagagtggctggggttggagagatggatgttgaagtcacccaataggacagtcggggtagacagagaggagagggaggagagtagatagtcgagttcatccagaaagtgagtgagaggcccaggggggcggtacagaacaatgagcaggagttgacagggagaggttagttggactgcatgaaattcaaaggtattgacagagaaatgcttttactgtgggacacttttataactGAATGACAGGCATGTATTAACCTGATAAGCCAGAGGCGTGATTCTTATCTTTTCCAAATGTCatgcacagtaaaaaaacaaactaaacagtgTCTTACCTAAGCAGGTGTGTTAAATTACTTAAAAAACATTGAGGACTGGATCAGCAAAATGCTGACAGCTTTCtactgattattatttatttcttaacagacatgCTTATTCAGGGAGactgacaattgttacaaaatatcacattatttttaaatacattattttttacatacccatttatacagttgggtttctactggagcaatctaggtaaagtgcattgctcaagggtacagcagcagtgtcccccacctgggattgaacccacgaccctccggtcaagagtccagagccctaaccactactccacactactgctacAGAAAGCAtgaaacatagggaagcattgtaaagtacagagaggtctggtaaagcatagggaagcattgtaaagcacagagaggtctggtaaagcatagggaagcattgtaaagcacagagaggtctggtaaagcatagggaagcattgtaaagcacagagaggtctggtaaagcatagggaagcattgtaaagcactgagaggtctggtaaagcatattaaaaacagtgtaaactaacccttgtaaaagtgtcccacagtaaaagcacagcacagggtGATTCTGCACATGCATTGAAATTTAGtgctgtatatttttttctatttcagaTGAAATTGTGAAGCAAGTAGACCTGAGAAACTGCAGCCTCATCAAAAGAACAGGATCCAGCAAGTGAACCCTCCTGAGCCAATACTGTTTACCATGTACGAGCCGAGAGACAGACCCTGGGGCTGCTTCAGCTGCGTTAGCACATGTCACAAACCAGAAGAAACTAAACCAGCCTGGCAAGAGTTTCAGGAAAGgcctttctcagggtcttcactGGTTTGAGAAACATTAGTCTACCTTTCTTAGTCTGGTGTCAGATGTTATGATTTTAAGCTACGGATGAACTATCTTTTGAAAACTCACTGCTAGGTCATCAAGGGCTAGTTTACACTGtttctaatatgctttaccagacccctctgtgctttacaatgcttccctatgctttaccagacctctctgtgctttacaatgcttccctatgctttaccagacctctctgtgctttacaatgcttccctatgctttaccagacctctgtgctttacaatgcttccctatgctttaccagacctctctgtgctttacaatgcttccctatgctttaccagacctctctgtgctttacaatgcttccctatgctttaccagacctctctgtgctttacaatgcttccctatgctttaccagacctctctttgctttataatgcttccctatgctttaccagacctctctgtgctttacaatgcttccctatgctttaccagacctctctgtgctttacaatgcttccctatgctttaccagacctctctgtgctttacaatgcttccctatgctttaccagacctctctgtgctttacaatgcttccctatgctttaccagacctctctgtgctttacaatgcttccctatgctttaccagacctctctttgctttacaatgcttccctatgcttaaccagacctctctgtgctttacaatgcttccctatgctttaccagacctctctgtgctttacaatgcttccctatgctttaccagacctctctgtgctttacaatgcttccctatgctttaccagacctctctttgctttacaatgcttccctatgctttaccagacctctctgtgctttacaatgcttccctatgctttaccagacctctctgtgctttacaatgcttccctatgctttaccagacctttctgtgctttacaatgcttccctatgctttaccagaactctctgtgctttacaatggctggatcccagctggttgttctcctcaagtgtacggACATTATTTTCAATAGGAACAAGGGTTACATAAAGACTGAAAACACTTGTCTTAATAATACAGTTAAACAGCTCAAACCGAGGCAAGCGGAGGGTGCGTTTATTTGGAGGTATGAAGGTATGAAGGTGTGCCACGGCAGAGAAAAGACTGGGAACCACTGCTGCAGGGGACAGGTGTGAATGACAGGCATGTATTAAGCTGATAAGCCAGAGGCGTGATTCTTATCTTTTCCAAATGTCTGGGAAAGCTTTGTATTTCTGCTGttatagatatatacatatatatttgacacaCCTGTCTTGAAAAGCTCAAGTAAATGACTGTTCGTGCTTCTAGTCCAGTCTCCCCACGCATACAGGTTCTCatgcacagtaaaaaaacaaacaaaacagtgtcTTACCTAAGCAGGTGTGTTAAGTTACTTAAAAAACATTGAGGACTGGATCAGCAAAATGCTGACAGCTTTCtactgattattatttatttcttagcagacatccttatccagggcaactgacaattgttacaagatatcacattatttttacatacaattccccttttatacagttgggtttctactggagcaatcaaggtaaagtaccttgctcaaaggtacagcagcaacgtcccccacctgggattgaacccacgaccctccggtcaagagtccagagccctgaccactactccacactgctgctacggAAAGCAtgaaacatagggaagcattgtaaagcacagagaggtatggtaaagcaataggaagcattgtaaagcacagagaggtctggtaaagcatagggaagcattgtaaagcacagagaggtctggtaaagcatagggaagcattgtaaagcacagagaggtctggtaaagcatagggaagcattgtaaagcacagagaggtgtggtaaagcatagggaagcattgtaaagcacagaggtatggtaaagcaataggaagcattgtaaagcacagagaggtctggtaaagcatagggaagcattgtaaagcacagagaggtctggtaaagcatagggaagcattgtaaagcacagagaggtgtggtaaagcatagggaagcattgtaaagcacagggtggtctggtaaagcatagggaagcattgtaaagcacagagaggtctggtaaagcatagggaagcattgtaaagcacagagaggtgtggtaaagcatattaaaaacagggtaaactaaccCCTATAAGTGTcctgcagtaaaagcacagcaaagtttaaCATAATGAGAAAATGACACAAATACAGCGTgttctcatttttttttcaaagaaaaatgtatttggtatttaagacccaatttagttttttttttcaacaccacTGATTGTGCAACCCTGAGACCTGCTTTCTTCACTACCTCTCCCTCAACTCCCACTGACAGCGATCGAGGGGGCGGAGTCAGTGTGCTGTATTAACAGAGCCCTGGCAGACACTCCCACTGACAGCGATCGAGGGGGCGGAGTCAGTGTGCTGTATTAACAGAGCCCTGGCAGACACTCCCACTGACAGCGATCAAGGGGGCGGAGTCAGTGTACTGTATTAAGAGCCCTGGCAGACACTCCCACTGACAGCGATCGAGGGGGCGGAGTCAGTGTGCTGTATTAAGAGCCCTGGCAGACACTCCCACTGACAGCGATCAAGGGGGCGGAGTCAGTGTACTGTATTAAGAGCCCTGGCAAACACTCCCACTGACAGCGATCGAGGGGGCGGAGTCAGTGTGCTGTATTAAGAGCCCTGGCAGGGCTGGGCAGCTCACACCTGCACCATCAGCACACAGCAACAGCATTCAGGTAAGGCATTGAAGAATACTAGGCTTGATTCTCAGACTATTGTAAATTGCATTGTATGTTACTGGATCCGCAGCTGAGGCACTAGCCTTGCACAACTGCTATGTcattaaatatgaagcttgcattgtaaccctgtactgccctgtaacacctgtaagtctccTTAGATACAGGGTCTGCaaaatgaatacataacaatCTTAATTGAAGAATACTGGGCTTGATTCTCAGAGAATTGTAAATTGCATTGCTATGTGAAGTCAGTAACACAGGAAGTGTCTCTCAGCACGGTGTGTACTTACTAGGGCTGTATCACAGAAgcgcatctagtctgctgtacctcCTGCATGCTGCTAAACATGCtctcacttctcaaaatacactctcGTAGTTTTTTCTGCTGCAGACAACAGCCAATGAAACTTGTCCGTTTCGACAGAGCATTAGAAATTCAAGATCGTTGCAAACCCTtatatgtcactgtagatataactcaCTGTAATCCTAACTTATTGCATcctgtgagtcgcctgggataaaggcgtttggcaaataaataaacaattataatttatggcagggcagcagtgtggagtagtagctctggactcttgaccggagggtcgtgggttcaatcccaggtgggggacactgctgctgtacccttgagcaaggtactttacctagattgctccagtaaaaacccagctgtataaatgggtaaaaaaaataatgtaattgtatgtaaaaataatgtgatatcttgtaacaattgtaagtagccctgaataagggcgtcacctaagaaataaaataataatttgggtgAAGTCTCTCTCATTGGTATGTATTTACTCTAACCCCGATCCTAACTTTTCTGATACAGTGTGTGCTTATATATCTCGTGCACAAAGACTTCCTCATGAAGTCCATTGTAactctgcagagagagagagagagagactgcaccGGTGGTAATTGAATGATTAACTGTCCATTACCCCTGCAGTCACACAGAGAAAGGAAAGAAAACTATTTATgcgttttgtttaaaacctttatttcGTTCTCGTGTTTTGCTAGTAGCGTTTTTTTAAAACTGCGTGTTAAGCGCTGAACTCCAGTGCGGTCTCTGGGTGAGTTGCGATTCCTGCAGCCCTTTCCAGCCTTGCCCGCTAGTGACGTTACCACAGCACACATTTATTTACGAAGCAACTGCCTAAATTACGCAGTAATGAGAGACACCACGTAAAGTGTTAGCAAAACTTGATCTGGAGATCAAATGGCGTCTGTGTTGCAGCAATGCAGTAAAACACGTTGCAGCACTGACTTCATTTTATCGGCTCACTGCTGAAGCGATGGACCCCAAAGAAGACTTCACCGCCTTTAACTAGATTGTTATAAGAACTTACGTTAATTACGTTAACCCCAAACGTTCactctaaatgtaactgttattAATTCTGCAGATTAATACCTTCAGATGCTTTGAAGACGcctcaataaaaaaataagaaagtctAAAAACGATCAGTGTCTTGGTGTTTTATTTCCTCCgctcagtgatggtaaagctgcATTTTCACCCGATCGGTATCAACCGTTGTGTGGACGTTATCAGTATTTATCCGTATTTaatgaggcagcagtgtggagtagtggttagggatctggactcttgaccagaaggtcatgggttcaatcccaggtgggggacactgctgttgtacccttgagcaaggtactttacttagattcctccagtaaaaacccaactgtataaatggggaattgtatgtaaaaataatgtgatatcttgtaacaattatactgcgactgctgcagagtcacttccaataggagcttgtttgttttacatctcatccgaaggacggagcacaaggaggtgaagcgactcgctcagggtcacacacacacacacacagacacacagtgagtcagtggctgggattgaacctggaacctcctggtaacaagctcctgtctttaaccactggacctccaAGGTGGAGAATGTTGGCTCTCAGACTAGCAAACCTCACAGATCTTTCAATTCAGTCAATAATCCCTCTCGCTGACTTCCTGTTTTGCAGGTAGCAGCAATACGAAATTGGAAACAGATTTCAAGATggtaagttgttgttttttttgctgaatgTATATTGGAGCACACTTGAGAGCACTGTAAGGGAAGCAACTGCAGATTTGTatcatcaccctctatatagaatgaacaaCTTTGGCTTCCTAAAGTGGAataaaagctgctgaataatgttcccttgttaacatattgaattccaccccctctatattgaatgaactccctcagcttcatagagtccaatgaaagctgctgaataatgttcccttgttaacatattgaattccgcaccctctatatagaatgaactccctcagcttcatagagtccaatgaaagctgctgaataatgttcccttgttaacatattgaattccactccctctatatagaatgaactccctcagcttcatagagtccaatgaaagctgctgaataatgttcccttgttaacatattgaattccactccctctatatagaatgaactccctcagcttcatagagtccaatgaaagctgctgaataatgttcccttgttaacatattgaattccaccccctccatatatagaatgaactccctcagcttcatagagtccaatgaaagctgctgaataatgttcccttgttaacatattgaattccaccccctctatatagaatgaactccctcagcttcatagagtccaatgaaagctgctgaataatgttcccttgttaacatattgaattccaccccctctatatagaatgaactccctcagcttcatagagtccaatgaaagctgctgaataatgttcccttgttaacatattgaattactcacccctttgtagttttccatatacttcacgaaaaaaaacctgaaaaatatGATGTTTCGAAATCTCGAAAGATTTTGTAGCGAGGTTCTGAAAAGTATAACGTTacactatattttatttttcttgttaacatcctgacaactttttacttaCAACTGCaaagcctgtttcaaagctcttttcaaaatgtccgctccagTGCAccagggtttgagatctgtcctctaaatcactgcaggaagagcgattaaaacaaaacataacaagtgctctggcttttctgttccgcacCACATCACGGATTCCTGCGTTACCCGTTTCCTGACACGATCagggcactagagcggacattttgaaaagagcttttctacagacttcaaagttataagtgtaaaacgttgtcaggatgttaacaatgaaaacaaaaatattgtgtaACGCTATACTTTCAGAACCTCACTACTCAATCTTTAAGCCTCAGGTCAATGTCAACCTCAGCCAGTCACTCTGATAGTTACACACGCCGCTGGCTCAGTTATTTTGTGATCCTTTTTTTCAGCCGCTTGTAAACAGTTTGGGGCCTCTGGAAAGTTACATCGGTGTAGAGGAGGGAGTTGCTTTCAAGGCTGACAGCGGCATGTTCTGGAGCTGCATCGAGCGATCTAATATCTACAACATTGAGGCAGCCAAGAGCACCAAAGACAGCTGGTGCAAGTTCCTGGTTTCCAAAGCCCCAAATGGGAAGATCTTGCTGAGGGACCGTAGAGGCGTGTACCTCAGCCGAATTGACAGATCGGGAATCCAGCACATTGAGGCGGCCAAGACAAACCCTGACAAATACTGCGAGTTCAGCGTCTTCACCGAAGACGGCAAAGTCATCCTCCAAGCTGACAACGGAAGGTTTATCAGCAGAATCTATCGACAGAATCAGAACATCGAGGCTGCAAAGGAGGGCCCGGATGAGTGCTGCAGGTTCAGCACGACCATCGGAGACATCATCAGCCCTACCTTCCAGATCGTCAAGGTAGACTTTGGCAAGGTACCAGACCTCATTGATAAGCCATCAGTGGTGAGCTGCGATGTCTATAATAACCGCACCAGTGTGAACCAACAACACACCTTCAGCTTAACCTGGGAAACCAAAGTCACTGAAACCACCAGCTGGAAGCACGCCTGGGGCTTCTCCTCCACTGTATCTGCAGATGTTTCATTTGCGAGTGTTGAAGCCACAGTGAGTTACAATGGGGAGTACGGCAAGGAGTCCACCAAAGAGAAAACCATCTCCCAGAGCAGAAGCACAGAAGTCACCGTCCCGCCCCACACCAAGATCACCGCCAAGCTCATCGCCCACAAAGACGACGACGCGGAGATTCCCTTCACAGCGACGGTCAAGAAGGTCAAGAGCGACGGACAAGTGGAGATCCTGAAACAAGAAGGCACCTGGAAGGGGGTGCTGTACGAAAACGTGATGATCGAAGTCGACGAAGAACAACTGACGAAGAAATAGGAGCTGTGCGTCGGGTAACGCTTCAGatgaagtgtctctgattacaGTGTATTGAAACAGTATTGACaatgcttacacatcattacaatgttattgtgcagaGTGGCAATGGCCTTCAtatcatagggcagcagtgtggagtagtggttagggctctggtctcttgaccggagggtcgtgggttcaatcccaggtggggttcactgctgctgtacccttgagcaaggtactttacctagattgctccagtaaaaacccaactgtataaatgggtaattgtatgtaaaaataatgtgatgtcttgtaacaattgtcagtcgccctggataagggcgtctgctaagaaataaataataataatattgaaattttCTTGCGCGATATATGTAAGGATTacagttagggttatatcatgtgatagatttccacattaagtacactggaactgtgcacaataacactgtaatgatgtgtaagcattGTCAATACTATTTCAATACACCGTAATGAGACGCTTCATGAACTTGTAAGGTATTGCTTACTTTGATTATGCCTTACAAGTTCATATTGTTGCAATTTCCTGTTTTGAATATAACCAAAAAAATTAGAAATGTCACTTGTCTTGATTCATCACACTTGTCATGTCAAAAGAAATGCACGACCTAACATCTTCTTGCAAATTAAAATAGAGTCCAAACAGAACAAGACAGCTGAATTTGCTGTACACAAATCCTTATTTGCTTGTTACAGCTGcatgtgtgggtgtgggtgtgggtgtgggagTGGGGATTACCTTCTTTATTATGATTATGTTTTGCTATCTTCTATGCTTCATTAAACGCTGCTATAGGGATGTTATGGTTATTAAGAGCGAGAAGCTAGAGTAGCTTTAACTGTGAGATCATTAACGCAAATAAATCTTAGCATATACATTTACTCTCAAATTCATTTCTGAATATTATCTAATCGTAGCGCAAAAGAGAGAGATCCGTTGAGAGAGGATGGATTGTGTAAAGGTAATGCATGCATGTGTGAGACGCTTCATTTACTATGGCCAGTTAGCATCAAAAGGAGAGGAATGTAGGAACAGATGAATGGAACGATGTACACGAACCGGACTGCATACAGGGAGTGTCTGTCCTGTGAGGGGTATGAAAGAGTTCATGTAGACAGTGGACTCTGTGCGTGGTGTGTGAGTTTGCTCTTTGTGAAAGCAGATGTTATCAGGAGCAGCTGCAGATGCATTGTAAGCTCTAGGAAGTGATTGTCACGAGAGGAACTAGAACACTATCGCTGCGTTTCTAACTGGTAGCAGAAGTTTATCAAAGAACTCGTTGAAGCAACATAAAGAATGGCTCCGAGGAGGGACAGCCAGGTCATCGGTGCTGAGGAAATGGGCAGCAGCTGATACTGACAACGACACTCTGCTTATCAGCTCAGGGCATGCATTACCGTAACATAGGTGACTAATATAATCTGTCTGACAATAGATGTGCTAGAATCGCTTGATATATAACTATGCAGTAATGGGATGAAAGATGTTTTAATAAAGCGCTTGATGTGATATATTCAGAA from Acipenser ruthenus chromosome 57, fAciRut3.2 maternal haplotype, whole genome shotgun sequence includes these protein-coding regions:
- the LOC131724770 gene encoding uncharacterized protein LOC131724770, with the protein product MLYQTSLCFTMLPYALPDLSVLYNASLCFTRPLCFTMLPYALPDLSVLYNASLCFTRPLCALQCFPMLYQTSLCFTMLPYALPDLSLLYNASLCFTRPLCALQCFPMLYQTSLCFTMLPYALPDLSVLYNASLCFTRPLCALQCFPMLYQTSLCFTMLPYALPDLSLLYNASLCLTRPLCALQCFPMLYQTSLCFTMLPYALPDLSVLYNASLCFTRPLFALQCFPMLYQTSLCFTMLPYALPDLSVLYNASLCFTRPFCALQCFPMLYQNSLCFTMAGSQLVVLLKCTDIIFNRNKGYIKTENTCLNNTVKQLKPRQAEGAFIWRYEGMKVCHGREKTGNHCCRGQV
- the LOC117968255 gene encoding uncharacterized protein LOC117968255; its protein translation is MPLVNSLGPLESYIGVEEGVAFKADSGMFWSCIERSNIYNIEAAKSTKDSWCKFLVSKAPNGKILLRDRRGVYLSRIDRSGIQHIEAAKTNPDKYCEFSVFTEDGKVILQADNGRFISRIYRQNQNIEAAKEGPDECCRFSTTIGDIISPTFQIVKVDFGKVPDLIDKPSVVSCDVYNNRTSVNQQHTFSLTWETKVTETTSWKHAWGFSSTVSADVSFASVEATVSYNGEYGKESTKEKTISQSRSTEVTVPPHTKITAKLIAHKDDDAEIPFTATVKKVKSDGQVEILKQEGTWKGVLYENVMIEVDEEQLTKK